The window AACATCATCGATATCACTCCAGTAGCGCTAATTTAATTGCACTTCTATTGCTGTCCTGTTGCCAGAAGTCGTCACTGCTAGAGGCACACCCCTTGGTGATGTTCGAGGGCCTAACATTGATGCAGAAATCATTAGCTATCAACCCTGATCTCGAGGTTTTGAGTAACCAAGTTACAATGGGAGAACCGAGTGCACCTGATCTCGAGATTTTGAGTAAGCAAGTTACAATGGGAGAACTGTCTGCACCTGATCTCGAGATTTTGAGTAACCAAGTTACGATGGGAGAACCGAGTGCACCTTATCTCGAGGTTTTGAGTAACCAAGTTACAATGGGAGAACCGAGTGCATAGGCTTTGTAGCTTATGCTCTCTAATGGATGATTAGAAGCCCGACCTTTGTATACAGGGCTTTGTAGCGTATATGTAGCGGCATATGCTCTCATGTCCTAGTGCTTTAGGTGCCTCATTTCAAGCCTGTGAAGTCAGTTTAGTACTGTAGATCTTAGAGGTTAGTCCGTTGCAGTAGTATGTTGTGTCAGCAGATCGTTTTTGGTGGAAAATTTTGAGCTCTTTGAgtctcttagagcatctccaatagacgaTGTAGATGCAAAAATAACTATCTTTTACATCTCCGAGGTCCCAAAACACTGCTCCAACAGATGGTGCAGATGAAAAAAAAATACATCTTCATCTCCCGGAGATGTAAAGTAACACCACGCGGTGCAAATTTGCATCTCCGCCTATAGGAGATGTAAAAACGCTGGTCGTGCGCCAATTGCCAACCGCCGTTCCTTTCCCTTCCGTGTGACCAGCTGCCACCCGCCCATCTTCGCTGCTGGCCAAATCCGCACCAAATTGACGCCGCCGCCCCACGCCCGACTTCGGCCCCAGTCCCCCACCGCCGGCCCGTCGACCGCAGCCGTTGATTCACTTTTGGCCGTTGCCGAATCGAAGCTTCTCCGGCGGCCGCCGGGCCAGCTGCGACTTCGCCCCCCGTCCCCCACCGCCTGCCTCACCGGCCCGCCGCCTGCTTGATCCCCTTTTTGCCTCCACTGTCGTCGGCCGATTACGGGCAGCTCCGGTGCCGCCCCGTGCTGCCGCAACCGGTTTGGCTTCCTCTCGACCTCCCCTGCCCATTCCTCTGCACCGTCGGCCGATTTCGGCCATCCTCGCCAGGGTCGCAACCGGTTTGGCTTCCTCTCGACCTCCCCTACCCATTCCTCTCCATCGTCGGCCGGTTCCGGTCATCCTCGCTAGCCCCGGCAAGCTGCAGCGGGAGCGCTCGAGTTTTGACAGTAGGTTCAGTGCactagttttacatcttcaaatacATCATTTGTTGGAGTTGGAGTTTTACATCACAAatatacatcatctgttggagttggCTCTTTTTTGAAGATGTAAACAACAGTTGTGGGTGATGTAAATTATACAACACCTAATTTTACATCTCCAAAtttgcatcatctattggagatgctcttaacaaTAATCAAAAGGCTGGACAGCATCTTGATGCATTTCTGAGCTAAAATTGGCAAAATGTTAGCAACGTGGAGATGGGCTACTTTCTACAGATCTAAGCAACAGGAAGATTTTCACAGATAATCGTGTGAAGCCACAAAGAGCAACATTATTATCTCAAAAAAGGAACAGCGTTATCATTTTATGTATTAATACAGGTAGTAATGCCATTAACTTTCTATGGCTAGAACAACAATCAGAAGCATCTTACAGCAGATTAATAACCCTAAACACACGAGAACAGCATATCCATGCCCTTGCTAGGTGATCTGTAGGACTCAAGAGCCTAAGCAACTAACCACACCATCCTACAGTTTTATTTATCGTGAAGCCGGTGTGGGAGGAAGCAGTATCCGGCTGAGGAGCAGGCTTCTGCTCCCTTTGTTTTGCAGGGTCGACAAAAATGACCCATCCATCCAGAAACTTGGCATTCATTTCCTGCCATGCGGTCTCAGCTTCTTGTAAACTCGCGTACCTTACAAAACCAAAGCCCTTTGATCTCCCAGAAACTCTATCTGTTATGACTTTCACTGCACAAGGCGACAAGCAAGACACAATGAGCAATGAAAATGAACATTGACTGAAACATTATTGCGAAAGCAAGCCTTTGTACCTTCAAGAAGCTGTCCGAAGGGAGCAAACGCGCTCTTGAGCTTCTCATCTGTCGTTAGCCTTGAAAGGCCtgcaattgcattgcatataaaATATATGATCATGCGCATGtggaaaaaaaaacagcgcaaagcaGGGCTACACTCGCAAAGTTTCAGTTAGTTACTGAGACCAGCAATTAAAGTCCAAACACAAATGCGACATATCACATAGGAGCTTTGGCGTAGTATGATCAGCGATGCAGAAGCCCATACCAATGAAACAATTCAGAAACCAATCTAATTGATAGCGCAATGGTTTACTCCAATTCAGCATATCAGTTGTTCTTGCTAAGACACGTCTGATATGCACATAGATATCATTAGACCAGAAGTGGCACAGTTAGATTAATTTGCACGGAGAGCATCTACATTGATTGCTCTAATTTGCCAGGGCAGGATTAGAACACATGGTAAACATCTAAAGCTATCCCCAAATTCATCCCCAAAAATGGGCTCGCCCTCTCCCCGAGACTAACTTGTAGCGATGTGGTAGAGAAAAAGCTGCTATGCGGGTTGGGAGGGGAGGGGACGGGAGGAAAATCGTTACCGCTGACGAAGAGCTTGGGGGTGGTGAGCGGCGGTACGTTGGCGACCTCGGTGTCATCGCCGGAGATGGTCGACGGAGGTGGCAAGGTGGGGGAGgggcccgaggaggaggaggagcagaaggcGGCGCGAAGTACAGAGGAGCGGGAGGATGAGATGGGGGTGGATCCGAGGAGGCggcggagcagtgtggaggcagacGAGGAGAGGGCCATGGCCGGCGGCTAAAACCCTAGCTCCCGTCCAACCCTCAGGTTCAGCGTTCAGCGTTCTGGGTTCGTGGGAGGTGGCTCAGGGCGTTCTGGGTCTGACCCGGCCTGATAATCTTTCTGCTTGTTCTGGCGTATGGACCCGGCACTTCTTTTACCTCCGTTTTTCCAAGACAGTTTCACGAATAAACATTTCTAGGGAAACTCTATGCACTTATCCAAACAAAAATCTCATATTAGAAGTTTTTTTATTAAAAAATAAGTTGGTTTTAACATGTGCTCGgaagtaagagcatctacaaccggaccgtCCACTTACCTCCTAAACCGGGCGAATATGTTTAACATTGTCAGACAAAAAAAGTCACCTAACCAGACCCTCAAGATCTGGTCAAACGTATGAGATGTCCGACACCCTTCATATTCAGTTCCTATGCGAGGCGGACATAGGATACCTGGACGCGTACGCCACGTCGAATCCGACATGTCGGTTCGACTCCAAATCCCTCCAATTTAATCAAGTCCACCATATCGCACCTCTGCTGTGCCAGGGAAACTGTGGGAGCCTGTGATTGAGCCTAAGGAGGTTCAGGTAATTAAAACACATGTAGTCTGCCGCTCGTTGTCCTACGCTACTATGCTTACTAATTCTGCTCAGATTGTGGAGGTGAAGGGCGACGTGGATTCAGGTCTGAAGATGTCCAGTGACTGTGTGGTACAATTACCTTTTTCTGAATGTGGTGATGAGGTGATTCTCACTCCTCCGCTTGCGCATGAAGCAGCTCTGAGGTTCAGTAAACGCAATGCTCGTGAAGTGCATGAGAACATTGAAGCCAAGGCCATCCGTCTCGCTCAACAGAGAGACCTGGGATGTAATATTCAAAAATCTTGCAAAAGTTCTTTCGATTCATTATCAAATACTAAACTGATGAATAGAGCTGCGGAGATGGGTGTTATCGTTCCTGACAATGATTTTACATATGTTAATGTTCTTAGAGAACTTGAAAAGGTTAGGGAAAATCTAGATGAAAAAGAAATAAAATGGGATAATCCTGGGGAGTATGATGAGGACATTATTATTACCAATGGCCTTGGCAAAACAGCCCAGGTCAATTTGACCTGGCTAGATCAGGAAGAGGCTATGCATGAGCTGATCTCTACTagcaaacaaaaaaaaggaaacccTAAGAAAAAAAATCCAATGTTAAGCTATCCAGACCTATGAATAGAAGCCAGGAAAAAAAATCCAATGTTCTTAGAGGAACCTCGCTGTAGCCCTCCTATGCCTCCTGGTAGGCCTACTCGGTCTCAATTTCATAAAAAAAATTCCAAATGAGAGGCCTCATTTGGAACTACAGGAGGGCAGGCAAGAAAGGAATGGCCATCTGCCTCTCTGACCTGATCAGTGATCATTCCCTGGATTTCATTGGCTTGAAAGAAACTATGAAAAAGGACTTCACCCCTAAGTGCCTTAGAAGAATTGACCCTTTTTGGCATGTTTCATTGGGAGTGAATCCCATATGTGGGGAAATCGGGTGGTNNNNNNNNNNNNNNNNNNNNNNNNNNNNNNNNNNNNNNNNNNNNNNNNNNNNNNNNNNNNNNNNNNNNNNNNNNNNNNNNNNNNNNNNNNNNNNNNNNNNNNNNNNNNNNNNNNNNNNNNNNNNNNNNNNNNNNNNNNNNNNNNNNNNNNNNNNNNNNNNNNNNNNNNNNNNNNNNNNNNNNNNNNNNNNNNNNNNNNNNNNNNNNNNNNNNNNNNNNNNNNNNNNNNNNNNNNNNNNNNNNNNNNNNNNNNNNNNNNNNNNNNNNNNNNNNNNNNNNNNNNNNNNNNNNNNNNNNNNNNNNNNNNNNNNNNNNNNNNNNNNNNNNNNNNNNNNNNNNNNCTACAGTTGAATATCCatgacaagaaaaagaaaaaagactgGGGGCTGCTGCTGGTTTATGGCTCAGCCCGTGAGGAGTTCAAAGAAGAGTTTTTAGTTGAGTTGGCTGCTATATGTGGCAACATGAATATACCCTACATTGTGGGTGGGTGGGGGGGATTTTAATATCCTTAGGCACGAAAATGAGAAGAATAAAAAGATGAATAGTAGTAGATCTACTAATCTTTTCAATTCCATCATCAATGCACTTGCTCTTAGAGAAATCCACACTAATGGGGGAAAATACACCTAGACAAACAATCGGGCTCACCCCACGCTAGAGAAACTAGACCGTATCCTGATGTCCGAGGACTGGGAGGATCTTTTCCCAATGGTGTCTGTAAGAAAACTGGTTCGGGAGATCTCAGACCACAATCCTCTCTTACTCTCATCTGGTGAGGAGGGGCGTGAGGCTCCTAAACCTCGTGAATTTCGGTTTAACCTTGCATAAATTAAAGATGAGATGTTTCTTCCCACGGTCAGTAGGATCTGGGCTAGGAAAGTTCATGCATCTGATCCATTGACATTTTAAATATCAAATTGAAGAGATTCAAAAGTTACTTCAAAGGGTGGGGGTCTAATAAATTTGGCCACGACAAGAGGAGGAAAGAAGAGCTTAGGGTTGAACTTTCTATGCTAGAGGAATTGGAAGAGAATGGGCCCCTGTCTCCTGAAATGTACAGTATTAAGATAGATGTGAGCACGGAGCTGCACGAGCTGCTGATAAATGAAGAAATATTTTGGCTGCAGCAGTCTCATGCACGCTGGCTATTGAAAGGAGACCTCAACACTGATTACTATCATAAAATTGCTAATGGTCATAAGAGGAAAAATACAATCCACTCCCTTAGAGTGGGTGATGTGGAGATTGAATGCATAGATAATCTGATTGCTCATGTGACAGACTTTTACAAAAACTTATTTGGTCCTGAACCTAGTAATATGTTTCATCTTGACCCTAATACCTGGTCTGATGAGGATGCAAGGGAGAACGCTGGTTTATGCCGTGAGTTCACAGAAGAAGAGGTGAAGGAAGCGTTGTTTTCCATGGCCCCTAATAGAGCCCCCGGCCCTGGCAATATTCATGTTGAATTTTATCAGATTTGTTGGGAGATAGTTAAAAAAGATATTATGTCTTTATTTGAACACTTTCATAAAGGGACTCTCGACATCCAACGTCTTAACTACGGTGTGATAACACTGTTGCCTAAGAGTGCTGGGGCAGACAAAATAAAACAGTTTAGACATATCTGTCTCCTTAGGTGCCCATATAAAATGATCAGTAAAGTGCTAGACCGTAGAGTGGAGAAGTATGCCAATAAGTTGATTAGCTCGACCCAAAATGCTTTTGTTAAAGGGAGGAATATCATGTATGGTGTTCTCTCTCTGCATGAGATATTGAACTATACTCATGTGAAGAAAAGGGTGGGGGTAGTACTAAAACTCGACTTTGAAAAAGCCTACTACAGGGTGAATTGGGAGTTCCTGTTAGAATGTCATAAGCAGCGAGGCTTTAATGAAACCTAGTGTGGTTGGATTAATATTTTTTTTGCATAATGGGACGGTGAGTATCAAGCTTAATAAATGTGTGGGACCCTACTTCCAAAGTGTCAAAGGAGTCAGGCAAGGGGACCCGCATTCCCCCTTTTTTGTTCAATCTAGCCGTTGACTGCCTCGCGAAGATGATCATTAATGCTCAGAAGAACAATATGCTAGTGGGCTTAGCCTCTGATCTCATCCCGAACGGGGTTGCAGTCCTACAATACACCGATGATACCATCATCTGCCTAGAACATGATATAGACAAGGCCGTAAACTTGAAACTCTTGTTGTATATGTTTGAAATGATGTCAGGGCTNNNNNNNNNNNNNNNNNNNNNNNNNNNNNNNNNNNNNNNNNNNNNNNNNNNNNNNNNNNNNNNNNNNNNNNNNNNNNNNNNNNNNNNNNNNNNNNNNNNNNNNNNNNNNNNNNNNNNNNNNNNNNNNNNNNNNNNNNNNNNNNNNNNNNNNNNNNNNCAAGAGTATTACAAAACAATATGTTGACCTGTTTAATTGCGACGTTGGCAATTTCCCTATCAAATATCTTGGCATGCCAGTTAGTTATACTACCCTTAAGAATTCTGATTGGGAATTTATTATGGCTAAGTATCTCAAAAGGTTTGAGGCCTGGATTGGGAATGCAGCCTCCATGCATAGGAGGGAGGCTTACCTTGTTAGATTCTATTGTCACACGAATTTCCCTATATCACATGTCCATGTGGCTTATGAACAAAACTTTTATTGAGAAGCTTGATAAACACAGAGGAAAAAAATTGTGGGGGTGTAATAAGAAAAAGAGATACCACCTTGTCAGGTGGAACAGAATCTGTAGATCCAAAGAAAATGGGGGTTTGGGGGTTAAAGACCTTAGGAAACAAAACATCAGCTTAATGGTTAAGTGGTGGTGGAAATTGGAAATCCAGAAAGGGTTATGGCAGAATATTGTACGAGCGCGGTACCTGAATAAATAAACAGTGGCCTCGGTTGAGCCCAGGTTCTCAGACTCCCCTTGCTGGAAAGCTCTTCCCAAAGTCAAAACGCTATATATGGCGGCTAGGAAGATCAATACCAAATCAGGGAACCTCACGAGGATCTGGAAAGATCCTATTGGTGAGCGGAGCCCGTTTCAAGAACAAATACCCCCTGTTGTTTGACGTTTGCAACAATCAAGACTGTATTGTGGATAAGTTTGGCCATATCGATGTACAAACATTCTTCCGTAGGAGACTTTCCTCGAAATGCTGGGTCAGTGGAAAGACATGAGAAATACCATTGCAAGTATCCCACTGACCCGAGAAGATGGTCAAGTGACCTGGGGGCTTACAAGCAATGGAAAATTTTCTACTAAATCCATGTATAAATGGTTGGAAAGACCCCTTAGTGGGTGTCATTATAGATGGATTTAGAGAGCTAAAATTCCCCTCAAAATCAAAATATTTATGTGGCAGCTGTCCCAGGATGCTGTCCTTACTAGACATGTCATGAAAGGGAGGAGATGGCCTGATAATACTAGTTGCTCTTTTTGTAACAACCTAGAAACATCCCAACATTTGTTCTTCACTTGTCTTGTTGCTAAAGTTGTGTGGAGTTGTATTGGGATGACATTGGGCACATATAGTTGTCCAAACAACTACTGGCAATATTACTCTTGGTGCAACACTTTTCTCCCTGTCGGAGAGAAGTATTATACCCTCGGCTTGGCTGCCGCGTGTTGGGCTATCTACTTGCTCGCAATCGGGCTACTTTTGAGAAAAAACAAATCAAAACACCTTCCGAGATTGTTTTCTCCATGTGTTCCTTTCTCATTTATTGGACAGGTCTTCAGAGTGACGGAGGAGCCAAGGAGCTGCGGGGAGGCGCAGAGATGATCAGGGCAAGTACAATGAACCTGATGAAGATGTGCAATGCGGTGCGCCGACCGATCAAGAGCAAATAGGCGGAAGCGGGTCAGTGATCTTTCTTTGGTGGAAGCTCCCTCGATAGCTGATGATGTTTTGGTCTCCTTGTGGTTGGACTCGAGAGTGGTCTCACTTTTCACCTGGCTGGACTTTTTGTGTAATAGGTTGTAGTTTATCTTGAACTTTGATTTGGTGCTATTAGGTTTTTGCCCCGCAGCACTCGTTTCGATGGCGGGCCAGTGTGGTGGGTTTCCCAGTAGTGTCTGAACTAGCTCCCCACGTTCCCTCCTCCTGATGTCTCTGGAACTATTGTATTTCCGTTCATTTGCAATGAAAGGGGTGCAGCCCGGTTCGGAAAAAAATATCGCACCCCTGCTCTCACGGTTTTCCTTCCTTTCCTGGCTTTGAGTCGTCGCCTCCTCCACTATTACTTGCGTTTGTGCCGCCCCCCTCGTCCATCGTCCTAGATGTCAAGGCCCACTATCACATCCTCATTCACCATGGACGATGGCTCGACGGAGTCCATGAGGGTCCTAGTAGTCGCGAGCAACCCGGAGACCATCTCCTGGAGGGAGCGATGCACCCTATAGCGTGTCCGCGAACTGCAGGGAAGgagtattggggaacgttgcatgggaaacaaaaaaattcctatgctcaccaagatccaatctaggagatgaccatctacgagaggagagattagatctacatacccttgtagatcgctaagcggaagtgtcaagaaatgcggttgatgtagtcgaacgtcttcacggttCAATCACGATccatcccgcgaactccgatctagcgccgaacggacgacacatccgtgttcaacacacgtacggcttgatgacgccttcacctctcAATCCaacgagcgatggtgaagtagtagctcgagtcctccggcagcacgacggcgtggtggcggcggtggtggagaaatctTGGcaaagcttcgctaagcactatggagaagAAGATGGCTATGAGGGAGAGGAGGGGCAACGTCGTGGCACGAATAGATCtgtatgggtgcggctgccctctctccacctctttatatatagggggaaggaaggaggagggggcgCCCCTAGATCCAATCTAGGGGTGGCAGCCAacaaggggaaaccctagatgggttttggcccCCCACCCCTTAGGAGACTTGACCCCCAAGGCAAAGGGGTGAGCTGCCCTAGGGAGGCGGCCCACCTCCTTTGGCAACATGGGAAGGGGGCTTGAGgggtgcacagccccttagtgggctggtgtgctccctccccttggcccatgaggcccccaaCACTCGCCGGgcccccgaaacccctttcggtcatgTTGGTCATAACCTGGTACCCCCGAATCactttcggactccaatacccttcgtccaatatatcaatcttcacctacggaccattccagagttcctcgccatgtttgggatctcatccgggactccgagcaacattcggtaaccaccataatgactcaactatacttatatcgtcaccaaacattaagtgtgtagaccctgcgggttcgagaactatgcagacatgaccgagacacctctacggtcaataaccaatagcgtgacctggttgcccatattggctcctacatattctacgaagatctttatcggtcgaacctcgatgtcaaggattcagctaatcccgtatgtagttccctttgtctatcggtatgttacttgcccgagattcgatcgtcggtatctccatacctagttcaatcttgttaccggcaagtctctttactcgttccgtaatacaagatcccgtgactaacttccttagtcacatttcttgcaagcttcttgtgatgttgtattaccgagaggggccagagatacatctccgtcatatggagtgacaaatcccagtcttgatccatgccaactcaacagacactctcggagatacctatagagcaccttttgtcggtgttctgggaatgggggtccccagacttgcctgcctgcggcctgcggcgtggctcgaggaggggcccaacgcggcccatcttcatcaacatagacccaagaccctcgcgagggaccaagcctcgcggggcggacgacacggagcttcctcaggcacggcctcatcaggctggctcgcgaggaggcggagagatcaaggcggggtacctcacgaggtgcccgtgatgcaagccatgacgaccaaaggcgtcaggcgggcgccagccacgcagtgtcctcctttcctctttggtgcaaagggagcaagcgcaggcgagagcatcaagcaaaggcacccatttcggtgcaacgagaccaagaccagtccaacggcagggaggaagtcattgtggagcccaagccagcatcaccaccagagcctttggcaggcgaggaccaactttagtcaggataagtgtaccagatgttccccttcaaaatggccaattgttggcgcccttcccgctcaatatttgggaagaggcccagggcctttgcctataaataggactagccacccacagggtaggggagaTCGGGGATCAGAGATCGGATCAAAATcaaagagagaatcgagaagagagagagagagagagaagggtgactgaactcctcctagcagttcatccccccagccaagaacagaccctcgcgaggctgttcttccttgtattgctcatcatcatcagcccaagaggcaatccaccacaccacacactggagtagggtattacaccacaacggtggcccgaaccagtataaaccctgtgtctcttgtgctgttctttccatagcttagatcttagcgaggcggaggggtgcaggtaggtagaaggcgaaatctccgcgcgcacccagtgttcgaacctcaagggtctgccgg is drawn from Triticum dicoccoides isolate Atlit2015 ecotype Zavitan chromosome 4A, WEW_v2.0, whole genome shotgun sequence and contains these coding sequences:
- the LOC119285300 gene encoding organelle RRM domain-containing protein 2, mitochondrial-like is translated as MALSSSASTLLRRLLGSTPISSSRSSVLRAAFCSSSSSGPSPTLPPPSTISGDDTEVANVPPLTTPKLFVSGLSRLTTDEKLKSAFAPFGQLLEVKVITDRVSGRSKGFGFVRYASLQEAETAWQEMNAKFLDGWVIFVDPAKQREQKPAPQPDTASSHTGFTINKTVGWCG